The Halomicronema hongdechloris C2206 genome includes a window with the following:
- the rplL gene encoding 50S ribosomal protein L7/L12, with protein sequence MSAKTDEILEQLKSLSLLEASELVKQIEDTFGVDASAAGGGGMMMMAPGMMAGAGGDGAAAEEAEEKTEFDVVLEEVPADKKIAILKVVRALTGLGLKEAKEVVESAPKAVKEAVAKEAAEDAKKQLEEAGAKVSVK encoded by the coding sequence ATGTCTGCTAAGACCGACGAAATTTTAGAACAGCTTAAGTCCCTCAGTCTTCTGGAGGCGTCTGAGCTGGTGAAGCAAATCGAAGACACCTTTGGCGTCGATGCCTCTGCCGCTGGTGGCGGTGGCATGATGATGATGGCCCCCGGCATGATGGCCGGGGCTGGCGGTGACGGAGCCGCCGCTGAGGAGGCCGAAGAGAAGACCGAATTCGACGTGGTCCTAGAAGAGGTTCCCGCGGACAAGAAGATCGCCATCCTCAAGGTAGTACGTGCCCTCACTGGCCTGGGTCTGAAGGAAGCCAAGGAAGTGGTGGAATCGGCTCCCAAAGCGGTCAAGGAAGCCGTGGCCAAGGAAGCCGCCGAAGATGCCAAGAAGCAGCTGGAAGAGGCCGGTGCCAAGGTGTCTGTCAAGTAG
- the rplJ gene encoding 50S ribosomal protein L10: MGRTLANKKEIVAELKELLTGFELALVIDYKGLSVAEITDLRNRLSSKGAVCKVTKNTLMRIAVEGDDNWQPIQTFLKDASAFVLVKDDLGGAIKEYQAFQKDTKKTVLRGGVMEGQALDENDIKAITDLPSKEELIARIAGAINAVPTKLGVGLNAVPTKLAVGIKEVPASLTRAIKAVSEQEES, encoded by the coding sequence ATGGGGAGAACGTTAGCGAACAAGAAGGAGATTGTGGCAGAGCTGAAAGAGCTATTGACTGGCTTTGAGCTGGCTCTGGTGATTGACTACAAGGGATTATCCGTTGCTGAAATCACCGATCTGCGCAATCGTCTCAGCTCCAAAGGGGCTGTCTGTAAGGTGACCAAGAATACCCTGATGCGCATTGCCGTTGAGGGGGATGATAACTGGCAGCCGATTCAGACCTTCCTGAAGGATGCCTCGGCCTTTGTATTGGTCAAGGACGATCTGGGCGGAGCCATCAAGGAGTACCAAGCCTTCCAGAAAGACACCAAAAAAACCGTCTTGCGCGGCGGCGTCATGGAGGGACAAGCCCTTGATGAAAACGACATCAAAGCCATCACCGACCTGCCGTCAAAGGAAGAGCTGATTGCCCGCATTGCCGGTGCCATCAATGCTGTTCCCACCAAGTTGGGCGTAGGGCTCAATGCCGTTCCCACCAAACTGGCTGTGGGTATCAAGGAAGTGCCAGCTTCCCTGACTCGCGCCATCAAGGCTGTTTCCGAGCAAGAAGAGTCGTAG
- the rplK gene encoding 50S ribosomal protein L11, with the protein MAKKVVAIIKLAIPAGKANPAPPIGPALGQHGVNIMAFCKEYNARTADKVGLVVPVEISVFEDRSFTFILKTPPASVLIKKAAGIEKGSGEPRTQKVGSISRDQLREIAETKMPDLNANDIEAAMRIVEGTARNMGVTVSG; encoded by the coding sequence ATGGCGAAGAAAGTAGTTGCGATTATTAAATTAGCGATTCCAGCAGGGAAGGCAAATCCGGCTCCCCCCATTGGCCCAGCTCTAGGTCAGCATGGCGTCAATATCATGGCGTTCTGCAAGGAATACAATGCCAGAACGGCGGATAAGGTGGGGCTGGTAGTGCCAGTCGAGATTTCGGTGTTTGAAGACCGCAGCTTCACCTTCATCCTCAAGACTCCCCCAGCGTCGGTCTTGATTAAAAAGGCGGCCGGGATTGAGAAGGGATCCGGGGAACCTCGCACTCAAAAGGTGGGATCCATTAGCCGTGACCAACTGCGAGAGATCGCCGAGACCAAAATGCCCGACCTCAATGCCAACGATATTGAAGCGGCTATGCGCATCGTGGAAGGGACAGCCCGGAATATGGGCGTCACGGTATCTGGCTAG
- the nusG gene encoding transcription termination/antitermination protein NusG, with protein sequence MALTADDFNDGFNDDVESADISSADVVDEGEAQAISEKQGRWYAVQVASGCENRVKLNLEQRIKTFDVADRVFQIEIPQTPAVKLRKDGSRQNIEEKVFPGYVLVRMLMDDEAWSVVKNTPHVINFVGAEQRRRYGRGRGHVKPMPLSRAEVKRIFKRTEEQKPVVKIDMATGDKILVLSGPFKDFEGEVIEVSPERHKLKALLSIFGRDTPVELEFNQVQKES encoded by the coding sequence ATGGCGTTGACAGCAGACGATTTCAACGACGGCTTCAATGACGACGTGGAATCTGCAGATATCTCATCGGCTGATGTAGTTGATGAGGGTGAGGCCCAAGCGATTTCTGAAAAGCAGGGACGCTGGTATGCCGTGCAGGTGGCTTCTGGGTGTGAAAATCGAGTGAAGCTGAATCTGGAGCAGCGCATCAAGACCTTCGATGTAGCTGATCGAGTCTTTCAGATCGAGATCCCCCAAACTCCGGCAGTTAAGCTTCGTAAGGATGGTAGTCGCCAGAACATTGAGGAGAAGGTCTTTCCAGGCTATGTGCTGGTGCGCATGCTGATGGATGATGAGGCTTGGTCTGTCGTCAAAAATACCCCCCATGTGATTAACTTTGTGGGGGCGGAGCAGCGGCGTCGCTATGGTCGCGGTCGGGGTCATGTGAAACCCATGCCCCTGAGTCGAGCTGAAGTTAAGCGCATCTTCAAGCGGACTGAGGAACAGAAGCCTGTTGTCAAAATTGATATGGCCACTGGCGACAAGATTTTGGTGCTGTCGGGTCCATTCAAAGATTTTGAGGGTGAGGTGATTGAAGTCAGTCCTGAACGTCACAAATTGAAGGCGTTGCTGTCAATCTTTGGGCGTGATACCCCAGTGGAGTTGGAATTCAACCAGGTTCAAAAAGAGAGTTAG
- the secE gene encoding preprotein translocase subunit SecE — MAKKDTKSDPKRDNAKAQSKAQSKAQSKAQSTAEEGFNLAKFLEGTKEELGKVVWPSRQQLISESAAVILMVSLSASLIYLIDQVFGWASRQVF; from the coding sequence GTGGCTAAAAAAGATACGAAATCTGACCCGAAGCGCGATAATGCTAAGGCTCAATCCAAGGCTCAATCCAAGGCTCAATCCAAGGCTCAATCGACGGCAGAGGAGGGCTTTAATCTAGCTAAGTTCTTGGAGGGTACCAAGGAAGAGCTAGGCAAAGTTGTTTGGCCCAGTCGGCAGCAGTTAATCAGCGAATCTGCCGCCGTAATTCTGATGGTGAGCCTTTCCGCTTCCTTGATTTATTTAATCGATCAGGTTTTCGGATGGGCGTCTAGACAGGTGTTTTAG
- the rplS gene encoding 50S ribosomal protein L19, producing MNAEEIIRSIEADYYKDDIPEIYVGDTVRVGVIIQEGGKERVQPYEGTVIAKRNGGINASITVRRIFQGIGVERVFLLHAPRIANIKVIRRGKARRAKLYYLRNRVGKATRLKQRFDRPI from the coding sequence ATGAACGCTGAGGAGATCATCCGCTCTATCGAAGCGGACTACTATAAGGACGATATCCCCGAAATTTACGTCGGCGACACTGTCCGCGTCGGTGTAATTATTCAGGAAGGGGGAAAAGAGCGGGTTCAGCCCTATGAAGGCACGGTGATTGCCAAGCGCAATGGTGGCATCAATGCCAGCATTACTGTCCGCCGTATCTTTCAGGGTATTGGTGTAGAGCGGGTCTTCCTGCTGCACGCCCCTCGCATTGCTAACATCAAAGTCATTCGTCGTGGTAAAGCTCGTCGAGCCAAGCTGTACTACCTGCGTAATCGGGTTGGTAAGGCAACACGTCTGAAGCAACGGTTCGACCGGCCTATCTAA
- the gloB gene encoding hydroxyacylglutathione hydrolase produces the protein MDIYRLNALSDNYIFVLHDRNYNTAAVVDPAEATPVLQKLEELGAPLGTIFNTHHHADHVGGNRQLLAHYPEAVVYGGAEDCDRIPGQQIFLQEGDTVTFAGRTGTVLFVPGHTRAHIAYYFSPAPGSDWGDLFCGDTLFAGGCGRLFEGTPEQMVQSLSKIRTLPDQTRIWCAHEYTLKNLKFALTVDGQNPDLQQRFAMVKAARQRQQATIPSDLGLEKATNPFLRWDHLALQKAVQSHEPVQAFARLRSRKDQF, from the coding sequence ATGGATATCTATCGCCTGAATGCCCTCTCAGACAACTACATCTTTGTCCTCCACGATAGGAATTACAACACTGCTGCCGTGGTGGATCCAGCCGAGGCTACCCCGGTCTTGCAGAAACTAGAGGAACTCGGAGCTCCCCTGGGGACCATCTTCAATACCCATCACCACGCCGACCATGTGGGTGGCAACCGGCAGCTGTTAGCCCACTATCCTGAGGCGGTGGTCTATGGCGGCGCCGAAGATTGCGATCGCATTCCTGGCCAACAGATCTTTCTGCAGGAGGGCGACACCGTTACCTTCGCCGGTCGTACCGGCACCGTCCTATTCGTACCGGGACATACTCGGGCCCACATCGCCTACTATTTTTCCCCCGCCCCCGGTAGCGACTGGGGCGATCTCTTCTGCGGCGATACCCTCTTTGCCGGTGGCTGTGGTCGCTTGTTTGAGGGCACGCCTGAGCAGATGGTGCAATCCCTCAGCAAGATTCGGACCTTACCTGACCAAACCCGCATTTGGTGCGCCCACGAATATACCCTGAAAAATCTGAAATTTGCCCTCACCGTAGATGGCCAAAACCCTGATCTGCAACAGCGATTCGCCATGGTCAAGGCCGCTCGCCAACGGCAGCAGGCTACAATCCCCTCGGACCTAGGCCTAGAAAAGGCCACAAATCCCTTCCTACGCTGGGATCATCTGGCTCTACAAAAGGCTGTCCAGAGTCACGAACCCGTGCAAGCCTTTGCTCGCCTGCGGAGCCGGAAGGATCAGTTTTAA
- the mutS gene encoding DNA mismatch repair protein MutS, whose amino-acid sequence MTGSPAANPSAADLPERLAKHTVRYSDHGSVNWDDLTPMMQHYVAIKEEHPHALLLYRVGDFFETFFQDAITIARELELVLTSKDAGKAIGRVPLAGIPHHALDRYCTALVEKGFAIAICDQVEDPALAQGLVKREVTRVMTPGTVLEEGMLSASRNNFLAAVVMAADHWGLAYADVSTGEFFTTQSRSLKQLTQEVMRLQPAETLVPTNAPDIITLLRPGEPSEHLPDCLPRQFCYTLRPQAPFTQSEARQRLLQRFRLRSLEGLGCEHLPLAVRAAGGLLEYLEDTQKSMQVPLQSLATYTLSEYLVIDHQTRRNLEITQTARDSTFHGSLLWALDRTVTAMGSRALRRWLLQPLLDIEAIQARQDTLEDLVQDGNLRQILQQRLKQIYDLERLAGRAGSGTANARDLVALADSFARLPELAALVASAQSAYLKALQMVPPELEQLGQVLRSHLVDTPPLYLNEGNLIRDGVNDKLDSLRQQVAGDQQWIANLEAVERQRSGIATLKVGFNKAFGYYISISRAKAEQAPADYIRKQTLTNEERYITPELKEREARVFNLQAEIHSLEYDIFVQLRQQVGQHTDCIRRVAQAVAAVDVLCGLAEVAVYQGYCRPHMGQHRQIAIEAGRHPVVEQLLPTGFFVPNATALGADQSTGSGQALAGTQPRSSPDPDLIILTGPNASGKSCYLRQVGLIQLMAQVGSFVPAQAASLGICDRIFTRVGAVDDLATGQSTFMVEMNETANILNHASEHSLVLLDEIGRGTATFDGLSIAWAVAEHLASDIRACTIFATHYHELNELSGILDNVANYQVTVKEMPDQIIFLHQVRPGGADRSYGIEAGRLAGLPPSVIRRAKQVMHQIEQHSKIAVGLRRGSRPKSSPHKPSDDTVAEPVEQLGIFDA is encoded by the coding sequence ATGACCGGTTCCCCTGCCGCCAACCCGTCTGCCGCTGATCTGCCAGAGCGGCTGGCCAAGCATACCGTCCGCTACAGCGACCATGGTTCCGTTAACTGGGATGATCTGACGCCGATGATGCAGCACTATGTGGCCATCAAGGAGGAACATCCCCACGCCCTGCTGCTGTACCGCGTCGGTGATTTTTTCGAGACCTTTTTTCAGGATGCCATCACCATCGCCCGGGAACTAGAACTGGTGCTGACCAGCAAGGACGCCGGCAAGGCCATTGGCCGGGTGCCCTTGGCCGGCATTCCCCACCACGCGCTAGACCGCTACTGCACTGCCCTGGTGGAGAAGGGTTTTGCCATTGCTATCTGTGACCAGGTGGAAGATCCGGCCCTGGCCCAGGGGCTGGTGAAGCGGGAAGTCACCCGGGTGATGACCCCAGGCACAGTGCTGGAAGAGGGCATGCTCAGTGCCAGTCGCAATAACTTCCTGGCGGCGGTTGTGATGGCTGCAGACCACTGGGGCCTGGCCTATGCCGATGTCTCCACGGGGGAGTTTTTTACCACCCAGTCTCGCTCCCTAAAGCAGCTCACCCAAGAGGTAATGCGTCTGCAGCCGGCCGAGACCCTGGTGCCCACCAATGCCCCTGATATCATCACGTTGCTGCGGCCAGGGGAACCCTCCGAGCATCTGCCCGATTGTCTACCGCGCCAGTTTTGCTATACCCTGCGGCCCCAGGCCCCCTTTACCCAAAGCGAAGCCCGCCAGCGACTGCTACAGCGGTTTCGCCTCCGTTCCTTAGAAGGGTTGGGCTGTGAACACCTACCGTTGGCCGTACGGGCTGCTGGGGGGCTGTTGGAGTACCTGGAAGACACCCAGAAATCGATGCAGGTGCCCTTGCAGTCCCTGGCCACCTATACCCTGAGCGAGTATCTTGTCATCGATCACCAAACCCGCCGCAACCTGGAAATTACTCAGACCGCCCGCGATAGCACTTTCCATGGTTCCCTGCTATGGGCCTTAGACCGCACCGTGACCGCCATGGGCAGTCGGGCTCTGCGTCGCTGGCTGCTGCAGCCTCTCTTAGATATTGAGGCCATTCAGGCTCGCCAAGACACCCTAGAAGACCTGGTTCAAGATGGTAATCTGCGGCAAATCCTGCAGCAGCGCCTGAAGCAAATCTATGATCTGGAGCGGCTAGCCGGTCGAGCCGGCTCTGGCACCGCCAATGCCAGGGATCTGGTGGCCCTGGCGGATTCGTTTGCCCGCTTACCAGAACTGGCGGCCTTGGTAGCCTCGGCTCAATCTGCTTACCTAAAGGCACTACAAATGGTGCCGCCTGAATTGGAACAGTTGGGTCAGGTGTTGCGATCGCATCTGGTCGACACCCCGCCCCTCTATCTGAATGAGGGCAACCTGATCCGCGATGGCGTCAACGACAAGCTCGATAGCCTGCGGCAACAGGTGGCCGGAGATCAACAGTGGATCGCCAACCTAGAAGCCGTAGAGCGGCAGCGTAGCGGCATTGCTACCCTCAAGGTGGGGTTTAACAAGGCCTTTGGCTACTACATCAGCATCTCTCGGGCCAAAGCCGAGCAGGCCCCGGCCGACTATATCCGCAAGCAAACCCTGACCAACGAAGAACGCTACATCACCCCGGAACTGAAGGAACGGGAAGCCCGGGTCTTTAACCTACAAGCTGAAATTCACAGCCTGGAGTACGACATCTTCGTGCAGTTGCGGCAGCAGGTAGGCCAACACACCGACTGTATCCGCCGCGTGGCTCAGGCTGTGGCTGCCGTCGATGTGCTCTGTGGGTTGGCCGAAGTCGCCGTCTATCAAGGCTATTGCCGCCCCCACATGGGACAGCACCGTCAGATCGCCATCGAGGCTGGCCGTCATCCAGTGGTAGAGCAGTTGCTCCCGACCGGCTTCTTCGTGCCCAACGCCACGGCATTAGGAGCAGACCAGTCAACAGGCAGCGGACAGGCACTGGCAGGCACTCAACCCCGATCATCCCCCGACCCGGATTTAATTATTCTCACTGGCCCCAACGCCAGTGGTAAAAGTTGCTATCTGCGTCAGGTGGGGTTGATTCAATTGATGGCTCAGGTGGGCAGTTTTGTCCCGGCCCAGGCGGCTAGCTTGGGCATTTGCGATCGCATCTTCACCCGAGTCGGGGCCGTAGATGACCTAGCCACCGGTCAATCCACCTTCATGGTGGAGATGAACGAAACCGCCAACATCCTCAACCATGCCAGCGAACATTCCCTGGTGCTCCTGGATGAGATTGGCCGGGGCACCGCCACCTTCGATGGCCTCTCCATCGCCTGGGCCGTCGCCGAGCACCTGGCCAGCGACATCCGCGCCTGCACCATCTTCGCCACCCATTACCACGAGCTCAACGAACTCTCCGGCATCCTCGACAACGTGGCCAACTACCAGGTGACGGTGAAGGAAATGCCAGATCAGATCATCTTTCTACACCAGGTGCGCCCCGGTGGCGCCGACCGCTCCTACGGCATCGAAGCCGGCCGCCTAGCTGGGTTGCCGCCATCGGTGATCCGGCGGGCCAAACAGGTCATGCATCAGATCGAACAACACAGCAAGATTGCCGTGGGGCTACGCCGGGGCAGTCGCCCCAAGTCGTCTCCTCATAAGCCGTCTGACGATACTGTGGCCGAGCCCGTAGAGCAGTTGGGCATTTTCGATGCCTGA
- a CDS encoding rhomboid family intramembrane serine protease produces MVPLRDENPTQTTPHVTYTLILINVLIFLYELSLPSSAQLQQFFDTWAIVPEQLTASFAGQASPQEWFTLITSQFLHGGILHIGGNMLYLWVFGNNIEEQLGKGRFVIFYLGCGVLAALAQWIFAPLSAVPTLGASGAIAGVMGAYILRFPRAYILTLLPLFFFITTVRVPALFFLGFWFVQQALYGLASLGANADVGAGGVAYWAHAGGFVFGIILGPLLGLMDTKGPSRRY; encoded by the coding sequence GTGGTTCCCCTACGTGATGAGAATCCCACCCAAACGACGCCCCATGTCACCTATACCCTGATTCTCATCAATGTCCTCATCTTCCTCTACGAGCTCAGTCTGCCCTCTTCAGCCCAGCTGCAGCAGTTCTTTGATACCTGGGCCATCGTGCCTGAGCAACTAACTGCCAGCTTTGCCGGTCAAGCGTCCCCGCAGGAATGGTTCACCCTAATTACGTCTCAGTTTCTACATGGTGGCATTCTGCACATCGGCGGCAACATGCTCTATCTCTGGGTGTTTGGCAACAACATTGAAGAGCAGCTGGGCAAAGGACGCTTCGTGATTTTTTATCTGGGGTGTGGGGTGTTGGCTGCCCTGGCCCAGTGGATATTCGCCCCCCTCTCTGCAGTGCCAACCCTGGGAGCCAGTGGTGCCATTGCTGGCGTCATGGGAGCCTACATCCTGCGGTTTCCCCGGGCCTACATCCTCACCCTGCTGCCTCTCTTTTTCTTTATTACTACCGTGCGGGTGCCAGCCTTATTTTTCCTGGGGTTCTGGTTCGTGCAGCAGGCCCTTTATGGATTGGCTAGTTTAGGAGCAAACGCCGATGTCGGCGCTGGTGGCGTCGCCTACTGGGCCCATGCCGGCGGCTTTGTCTTCGGTATCATTCTGGGTCCCCTGTTGGGCCTGATGGATACCAAGGGGCCTTCCCGCCGCTATTAG
- a CDS encoding S66 peptidase family protein produces MRRSDCQLPPPLQPGDCLRVIAPSGALRELEAFQAGVDIWRRRGYRIELSPGYDHQWGYLAGHDAARRQQLQQAWLDPDCRGILCARGGFGGTRLLEAWRWPSTEPKWLIGFSDITSLLWSLAKLGIAGVHGPLLTTLAQEPQWSRQRLFDWIEGRSVAPLQGRGWHQGKTRGRLLPANLTVATHLLGTADEPDLDGVILALEDVTEAPYRIDRLLTHWRASGKLQRVGGIALGRFSRCLPAEHTPSFSVAEVLCDRIGDLGIPVVSDLPFGHDGVNAALPVGVPAELNGDQGQLTLLPTAG; encoded by the coding sequence ATGCGCCGTTCTGATTGTCAGTTACCGCCGCCGTTGCAACCTGGGGATTGTCTACGGGTAATTGCCCCCAGTGGTGCCTTACGGGAGTTGGAGGCTTTTCAGGCCGGGGTAGATATCTGGCGGCGGCGGGGCTATCGCATAGAGCTGAGCCCTGGCTATGATCACCAATGGGGGTATCTGGCGGGCCATGATGCCGCTCGCCGCCAGCAACTGCAGCAGGCCTGGCTGGATCCGGATTGTCGAGGCATCCTCTGTGCCCGCGGCGGCTTTGGCGGCACCCGCCTGCTGGAGGCGTGGCGTTGGCCTTCGACCGAGCCCAAATGGCTGATTGGCTTTTCGGATATCACCAGCCTGTTGTGGAGTCTAGCCAAGCTGGGGATCGCCGGGGTCCATGGACCTCTCTTGACTACTCTGGCCCAGGAACCGCAGTGGTCGCGCCAGCGCCTATTTGACTGGATCGAGGGCCGTTCTGTGGCCCCCTTACAGGGTCGGGGCTGGCACCAAGGGAAAACACGGGGACGACTGCTTCCGGCCAACTTGACGGTGGCTACTCATCTGTTAGGTACCGCCGATGAGCCTGATTTGGACGGAGTGATTCTGGCTTTAGAAGATGTCACTGAGGCTCCCTATCGCATTGACCGCCTGCTGACCCATTGGCGGGCTAGTGGCAAACTCCAGCGAGTTGGTGGCATTGCCCTAGGGCGCTTTAGCCGCTGTCTTCCCGCCGAGCATACACCCAGCTTCAGTGTGGCTGAGGTACTGTGCGATCGCATCGGCGATCTCGGCATTCCCGTCGTCTCCGATCTACCCTTCGGCCATGATGGCGTCAACGCCGCCCTGCCAGTGGGTGTGCCAGCAGAGCTCAATGGTGACCAGGGCCAGCTTACCCTTTTACCTACCGCTGGGTAG
- a CDS encoding endonuclease domain-containing protein — MQRLFICLEGSLLGDIVLLKTFDIAPGQVQTFLWDGGAEAWSQVILAEEICSANLRLVFHSWPQLSEHEGIIQSVLQTLAEVVYRLWPSWYCQDNLFADDATTEAAVLNSYRCLDWQRREAGVSLPWLKAAVRARQQGKVPLLDPFPHSLQLAQLALAIDPAGIVLVLALAEPRPADHRLLALARAVNWIAIHSQARVALWLPQSLAQAAALDSILYGAKVLPCPLTAAVATAEDEAKHVVFPIHGRPHPFSPGEEKLAQWLARDRELGQLFSFNQMVRTKRGQTYLVDLLWLEGRVIVEVDGYRHHGNRFGFNQDRHRDYDLLISDYVVLRLPHDEVLNDVEVAVEKIRDVVRFRRRQLCHTREVSL; from the coding sequence GTGCAACGGCTGTTCATCTGCTTAGAGGGGAGTCTCCTCGGCGACATCGTGTTACTCAAGACCTTCGACATTGCTCCAGGGCAAGTTCAGACCTTCCTATGGGACGGAGGAGCGGAAGCATGGTCGCAGGTAATACTGGCTGAGGAAATTTGCTCAGCAAATCTACGGCTGGTGTTTCACAGCTGGCCCCAATTGTCCGAGCACGAGGGGATTATTCAGAGTGTGCTCCAGACCTTGGCAGAGGTTGTCTATAGACTCTGGCCCAGCTGGTATTGCCAGGACAACTTATTTGCCGATGATGCTACCACAGAAGCCGCCGTCCTCAACAGCTATCGCTGTCTAGACTGGCAGAGGCGTGAGGCTGGAGTATCGTTGCCATGGCTGAAAGCAGCCGTTCGAGCCCGACAGCAGGGCAAGGTGCCGCTTCTAGATCCATTTCCCCACTCTCTGCAGCTGGCTCAACTGGCCCTTGCCATTGACCCAGCCGGTATTGTTCTAGTCTTAGCCTTAGCGGAGCCCCGGCCTGCCGACCATCGTTTGTTGGCCTTAGCTAGGGCCGTCAATTGGATAGCCATCCATTCACAGGCTCGTGTGGCCCTGTGGCTGCCTCAATCTCTAGCACAAGCGGCGGCGTTGGATTCGATCTTGTATGGCGCTAAGGTTCTGCCTTGCCCATTGACGGCGGCGGTTGCTACCGCTGAAGACGAAGCTAAACATGTGGTATTTCCCATCCACGGTAGACCGCATCCGTTTAGTCCAGGGGAGGAGAAATTGGCTCAATGGCTGGCTCGAGATAGGGAGTTAGGGCAGCTATTTAGCTTCAACCAGATGGTGAGGACGAAGAGGGGCCAGACCTATCTGGTAGATTTGCTGTGGCTAGAGGGTCGGGTGATTGTTGAAGTGGATGGTTACCGCCACCACGGTAACCGGTTTGGGTTTAATCAGGATCGCCATCGTGACTATGACCTCCTGATCAGCGACTATGTGGTGCTGCGGCTGCCCCATGATGAGGTGCTCAACGATGTCGAAGTTGCGGTAGAAAAGATCCGCGACGTGGTGCGATTTCGTCGCCGACAGCTTTGTCATACCCGCGAGGTGTCTCTGTGA